Within Vicia villosa cultivar HV-30 ecotype Madison, WI linkage group LG1, Vvil1.0, whole genome shotgun sequence, the genomic segment ggccccctttttattttccatttttaagaggaactacagaagctctgacttccctattgcacttaaggggtatgtaggcctaagatgcgatgtcttatcgagctcactttcaaaaacttctcttcccatccccaccctctatttcaaacaagtttttcacataggattttaaaaaaaaaggtatataaaaaaaacaaaaacagaaaacaaagaggttcccattgagtaccatggatatgaggggtgcttaaaaccttccccttgtatagcAAACCCTTCGTAGccagaactctgataagtttattagttttggtttttaaaacttctgtgggttttattcgctctttcacccattcctttaggaaacaataaagcgcggtggcaactATGTtaaaaaatgagctaagtctttcattgactctagtctcaccaatttcaccgctacagaaaagtggcgactctgctggggatactgatcaaactattggtgtatctttggaagggttgactcaatctttttttttgttattttttgttattatctTTGTTTTTATACTTAACCTTTcatttttgtcttttattttcctATATGTATACTTGTTATTTTATTGGGTTGTAATTGGAAAGGGAGTGAGGCCCCTTGTGGTGAGACAAATCCTAACCCAGATTTAAAGTGTACACTTATTATAGGAGACTAGTATAGTCATTTTTATCTCGTGGGTGTAGTCCCAAAGAAGTCAATTTGAGATCCATCGCTCAGTGGAGGCCTCTTTGGAAGTAACTTTGTTGACCATGTAGTTGGGAATACATAGTTGCATTCAACTAGGCTGTAGAAGCTAGGGACCTAGAAACCCTTAACCAATCTTGGCCATTAAGATGTAGTGTGGAACCTATGTTTGATTCATTTTCAGAATAGTTGTTACACGAGGCTACGCTCATATGAGGTTCTCTTGTATTTTGTTCAAATGAGTATGTTGATACAAAGTTTACAATCTCCAAGTTGGGATGCTTGAGTCTGGGAAACAATAGAACCTTGATCTACAGGTACAAAATaaccatagtacacacctttgggatgggtaaatctttggctccatgctcgtgactttgaaccCTCAAGCCCATGTTTTTGCTATGTTTGCATTTATTCATCCATGCATCTAAAAAACATAATATCTTTCCAGGAATTAAATTAAAccttttattttgtaaaaattatAGGGATGGAACctgaaagaagaaaaaccaagaaatatacttTCAAGAGTTTAGAGGTGGAAGAATTAAGAAATCTAGGATCTTTGATTGTTGATCAAGATAAGTTTTGTAGCAAGTATGGAAGATTGTTATATCTCCTCAGAACCAAGATGGAAGAAAGAATCCTCTCCACTTTGATCCAATTCTATGACTCACTgtatcattgcttcaccttttcTGATTATCAACTACTGCCTACCTTGGAAGAATATTCAATCATCATTGGGATACCCATTACTGGAAGAATTCCTTTCATTGGTTTAGAACAAGATCCCAAGCCTTGTGAGATTTCAAAATCCACTCATTTGagaaaggaagaagttgaaaagaacATGGTTACTAAGGGAGGATTACCTGGGTTACCTATTGAGTTCTTAATTGAGAAATCTCTCACCTTGTcacaagaaagaaaggaagaagactttgaaGATGTTTTTTCCTTGTTAGTGTATAGGTTGTTCTTGTTCCCTAACACTAACAACTTCGTTGATATGAATGCCATCAATATATTTATAAAGAAGAATCTTGTTCCTACCTTACTTGGGGATACTTATTATTCTATTCATCTCAGAAATTCCTATGGAAAGGGAATGTTTACCTGTTGTACTCCTTTGCTATACAAGTGGTACATATCTCATCAGCCTAACACCTTTGAATTCTGGAGCCAGAAAGAAGGATTGAAATGGTCACACAAGATCATGACTCTTACCAACACTGAAATTGTTTGGACAAACAATCACTTCTGTAGAATGAAGACTTTGGACTGTTGTGGTGATTTCCCTAATATGCCCCTCATTGGTACAAAAGGAGCAATCACCTATAGCCCCGTGTTAGCTCGCCGTTAATTTGGGTTTCCTATGGACAAAATACCAAGGAACAATTTATTGGATGGGTTCTTTCTTGAAGAAAGAGTTGAAAACAAAGAGTTTAGAGAGAGGATTGCTAATTCTTGGCATCCAAGCCATAGAAAAGAAATCAAAGATTGGAAGACCAAAGGGGATCTCTCTCCTGAGCCCTTCGATAGTTGGGTAACTGCAAGAGCTGCTGAGTTGAGAATGCCTATTCTCCCCGGAACATCTCTTCCTTTTGTAGAGAAACCTCCTCTACCCCCTGTTGTTCCTCCAACAATTGAAAATCTCAAAGAAGCTTTAAGGAAGATGAAGAAATCAAGAGACCATTGGAAGAGAAAGTTTGAAAAGCTCTGATGCTGAATTAGGAATGTTGGAAGAATCCTATGTAGATGTTTTGAAAGAAAAGAATGATCAATTGTTCCTTCAAGACATCTGGATCATAGCTAAGGATGCTACTATTGCCAAATATGAAAGAGAGGAGAAAAGGTAGAAGAAAGAAGAAGCTCTCCCTCCAAAAGAAGCTGCATGGAAGAGTATTATTGATAAGCTAGAGAAGGTCAAGCTGAAGAAGAAGACTCAAGATGATATGGATACTTCTCACTAAGCTTTGATGATCACTCTAGGATTTTACTGGCTTTCTTTGTTTATTTCTACCTTGTAACTCTTGAAAGTAGCTTACGACTTGGTTGTCCATTGTCCCTTTGTATGCTATCAAAATAAAATGGaacttcgatgaccctcgattgtccctcgatgacccttatatGTACCAAGGATGCCTTGTCCCTGTATTATTAAtgaatgaaatttctttttcaagtTACTGTATAGTGTTTACATTTACAAAACTTTTAAAtaaatccttgaaagatattatgatatattttgaaaattaaacaaaaaagagtcttttgcattgcatgcatcataccacaTTCACACTCACATCTGAGTCAGAATCTTATTCATTCCTCCCTCTCTTCTTAGAAAGTCAAGCAGACGCATCAGTATAATACTCGCGCCAATCATCAAAGAATGGAAGACGATATGGTTGCTGTCCTACGCTCCGGTATTGAAAGATTAACTTCTATGGTTCAAGACTTGGTGGCTGCTCAAAATCAGCCATCAACCCAAGCTCAGACTAATGTGAAGTCCGAGATAGAGACGGCTCAGATTCCTACAATTCCTGTGACGAATCCTGTGACCACTAGACCAAATAGGATAGAAATGGATTTCCAATTGGCTGGACAATAGGTTCATGTTCCACAAACAACAATTCCTAAGGCTATCACGACCACTGCTCCTACTACAATGAATGTTGTCCCTGTCCAAAACGAACAAATTTTCCATGGTGCTCCTTCTGAAGGTATGGGTAGattggaagaatttgaagacCAATTTCTGGAAATGCAAAAAGAGATCAAGGCCCTTAGAGTAAAATATCTATTTGGAAAAGAAGTAAATGACTTATGCTTGGTTCCGAATGTCAGAGTTTCGACCAAATTCAGACTCCtagaatttgagaagtacaaagggaattcttgTCCTCATAGTCATCTGATAATGTATGTAAGGAAAATGTCCATGCACACGGAAGATCAACGCTTGATAATTCActactttcaagatagcttatATGGAGCTGCTTTGAAGTGGTACATGGGTTTGGATAGTACTCACATCCGTACTTTCCATGACCTCGAAGAAGCTTTCATCAGACAGTACAAATATAACATTGATATGGCACCAGACATAGATCAACTCTGCGCTATGTCCCAAAGAGAAAAAgagtctttcaaagagtacgTGCAAAGAAGGCGCGAACTAGCTGCTCAAATTATTCCTCcaatggaagaaaaagaaatgaccaAAGTGTTCCTTAAGACACTAAGCAcattttattatgagaagatggTAGCAAGCGCACCCAATGACTTTACTGAAATGgtaaatgttagaacaagattgagaatctatgttcagaatctagttttgatgataacaaacatatattttgtgagtaacaattttattactaatggtt encodes:
- the LOC131658469 gene encoding uncharacterized protein LOC131658469, whose translation is MEPERRKTKKYTFKSLEVEELRNLGSLIVDQDKFCSKYGRLLYLLRTKMEERILSTLIQFYDSLYHCFTFSDYQLLPTLEEYSIIIGIPITGRIPFIGLEQDPKPCEISKSTHLRKEEVEKNMVTKGGLPGLPIEFLIEKSLTLSQERKEEDFEDVFSLLVYRLFLFPNTNNFVDMNAINIFIKKNLVPTLLGDTYYSIHLRNSYGKGMFTCCTPLLYKWYISHQPNTFEFWSQKEGLKWSHKIMTLTNTEIVWTNNHFCRMKTLDCCGDFPNMPLIGTKGAITYSPVLARR